In the Actinomycetota bacterium genome, AAGCAAATTTGCTTCAAATTTTTCAATTTTATGTTAAAATGTACACAAAATTGTGCACAGAAAAATATGGTTATGGAACTAGTTCGTATTGGGGAGAAAATAATCAACCGAGACAGATTACTAAAGCTTGTGAGCGAGATACTCCACAGGCGCTCTCGTGGTGCTACTCAACAAGAAGTCGCTTCGGTACTGGGTGTAGAGCGCTCTTTTGTTTCTCATCTCGAGGGTTTGGGTGAGATAAGAAGAGGAAGGCGGATAGCTCTAGTTTGTCTCTCCGCAGAGAATAGGACCCAGATTGAGGAGATAGCCAGGGAATATGCTGTGGATTTCATTTTCCTTCCAGACGAAGATCATGGGCATTTCACCCTATCGGGTGAGAATCCCATAGAACTTTTCAATCAGGTCTTGGAGATTTTGACCAAACTTAAGGAGTTTGATTTAGTGATCTTATTAACCCTGGATAAAGGGCTTTCCCTTTTAGAGAAGGTACTCGGTAAAGAAGTTGTGAGCATTCCCCTTTGCAAGCCAAGCGGGGGGTATTTAAATCCTCAAGAATTAAAATCCCTACTATCCAAATTAATCGTCAAGGGGAAGGGAGGTAAGTGGCGTGAAAGAGGTCGTAAGTATAAGTCTTGGATCCTCAAAAAGAGACCACGAAGTAGAAGTTGAGCTTTTGGGAGAAAAATTCAGTATCCGCAGGATAGGAACGGATGGAGATTTCAATAAAGCTATCCACCTTTTGAGAGAGATGGACGGAGAGGTTGATGCCATTGGATTGGGTGGAATCGATCTTTATCTTTATGCTGGTGAAAAGAGATATCTAATAAAGGATGCTGCCAAATTGAAGGGAGCGGTGAGTAGAACTCCGTTGGTTGATGGGAGTGGATTGAAGAATGTGTGGGAGAGAGAAGTGGTTCAGTATTTGCAAACGGAGAGGGGATTAAATTTTAAAGGAAAAACGGTGCTCATGGTGAGTGCCGTGGATAGGTTTGGATTGGCCGAAGCCCTGGCCGCCGCGGGCTGCAATATGATCTTTGGAGATTTGATTTTTGGCTTAAACATCCCCATTCCCATAAGATCCTATACGAGTTTTCTTATTTTGGCGCGGATACTCCTTCCCATCGTGACCAAGATGCCCTTCAAAATGCTTTATCCCACGGGAAGCGAACAGGAAAAAGAATCAAGGGCGAAGTATGGCAAATATTACGAGGAAGCTGACATCGTTGCCGGAGACTACCTCTTTATAAGGAAATACATGCCCTTGGATATGAGAGGAAAATGGGTTTTAACCAACACGGTGACTCCTTCGGATGTAGACGAACTAAGGAGTCGGGGTGTAGAGTATCTGATCACCACTACCCCAGAGTTTCAAGGCAGATCCTTTGGAACAAATGTGATAGAGGCAATCCTCGTGGCTCTCATCGGCAAGCCCTGGGAGCATATAAGATCGACTGAATATCTCTCCCTTATGCGGAGACTCGATTTTGAGCCCAGGGTGGAGAAGCTTAATTAGTCGCTCCTTTAAATGAAAAATTCAAAGTGAAAAATGATGGCAGATGCAGTATTTTATGCAGATAAAAAGTTATTTAGGGAATTTACCAAACTAAAGCATATTATTAGTGGGGTGAGGAATGGGGAAGTTTGGCTTCTTAGTACATCCATTGAGCATTGAGGATGTAGCAAAGAAGTACAAAATTGCTCGAAAGGTTTCACCCAAATTGGTGGCGGGTGTGTTGAAGAGAAGGCGCCCCTTCGTAATTTCTGAAGCCACAGGAATTATATCTTCAACGGGAGCGGAAGCTAAGGGATGGTTTATAGCCGTTCCGCTTTTGCCTCATCAGATGTTGGAGTTGGATGAGGAGTTTGTGATCGAGAAAATTGTGAAAGCATGCAAGATCGCTAGAAAGAGGGGGGCGCGAATCGTAGGGTTGGGTGCTTTCACCGCCTTGGTGGGTAATGGCGGTCGAAGGATTGCAGATCGAATTGATATCGCAGTAACCACGGGTAACACTTACACCGTTGTCACCGCCATTGAGGGAATCAAAAGGGCTGCTGCAGTAATGGACATCGATTTGAGTGAAGCTTGTCTGGCTGTGGTTGGAGCCACTGGTTCAATTGGTAGCGCTTGCGCCCAATGTCTGGCTCCGGAGGTAGGGGAACTCCGACTAGTCGGGCGCAATATGGAAAGACTCGAATACCTCGTTGGAGAGGTCAAAAGGATTTCAAAAAAGGATGCTATAATCTCCACGGATATTTCCGCGTGTGTGCGCGAGGCGGATGTAATAATTTCGGTAACCGGAGCCGTTGGTGATGTCATTCTTCCAGAGGATATCAAACCCGGTGCCGTAATTTGTGATGTTGCCAGACCACGGGATGTCTCTCAAAGAGTGGCTGAAGCGAGAGACGATGTCCTCGTCATCGAAGGTGGGATAGTCAATGTCCCGGGCGATGCCGATTTAAATTTCGACTTCGGTTTGCCCAAGGGAATGGCTCTTGCGTGCATGGCGGAAACCATGATTTTAGCTTTGGAGGGGAGATACGAGGATTATACTTTGGGCAAGGATATAAGCGTGGAGAAGATAGAGGAGATGCAAGAGCTGGCAAAGAAACACGGTTTTGAACTCGCGGGCTTAAGGAGTTTTGACAAGGCCATGACCCCTGCGCAGATTGAAGAGGTGAAAAGAAACGCTTGGTCCCACAAAGCAAAATTCCATTGAGAATAAGTTATCCATATTTTTAGAATTTACCATATGCGTGATCATCTAAAGAGGGGTGGACGCCCCCCTTTAGAAAAATATTCGGGATTTATGACAACATGTGTAATAAGTTTTGACAATTGAGAAATATTTTCCTATAATAGCTTTTACTTGTGGCACTGCTTGACCTGCTGCTGGCAGGCACGGAGTGCCACTTTTATCAAATATAGTCGATTTCCGATGAGCGATGATCGTTCAAACTTTTTTGTGCTGTCGAAAATCCTCATCGGTTAAAAAGAGGTGAAGGGATTGTTGAAGAGAGAGATAATCCTAACTCCGGGTGGTTATAGAAAATTGGTGGAAGAGTTGCGCT is a window encoding:
- a CDS encoding quinate 5-dehydrogenase, giving the protein MKEVVSISLGSSKRDHEVEVELLGEKFSIRRIGTDGDFNKAIHLLREMDGEVDAIGLGGIDLYLYAGEKRYLIKDAAKLKGAVSRTPLVDGSGLKNVWEREVVQYLQTERGLNFKGKTVLMVSAVDRFGLAEALAAAGCNMIFGDLIFGLNIPIPIRSYTSFLILARILLPIVTKMPFKMLYPTGSEQEKESRAKYGKYYEEADIVAGDYLFIRKYMPLDMRGKWVLTNTVTPSDVDELRSRGVEYLITTTPEFQGRSFGTNVIEAILVALIGKPWEHIRSTEYLSLMRRLDFEPRVEKLN
- a CDS encoding shikimate dehydrogenase, coding for MGKFGFLVHPLSIEDVAKKYKIARKVSPKLVAGVLKRRRPFVISEATGIISSTGAEAKGWFIAVPLLPHQMLELDEEFVIEKIVKACKIARKRGARIVGLGAFTALVGNGGRRIADRIDIAVTTGNTYTVVTAIEGIKRAAAVMDIDLSEACLAVVGATGSIGSACAQCLAPEVGELRLVGRNMERLEYLVGEVKRISKKDAIISTDISACVREADVIISVTGAVGDVILPEDIKPGAVICDVARPRDVSQRVAEARDDVLVIEGGIVNVPGDADLNFDFGLPKGMALACMAETMILALEGRYEDYTLGKDISVEKIEEMQELAKKHGFELAGLRSFDKAMTPAQIEEVKRNAWSHKAKFH